The sequence below is a genomic window from Lolium perenne isolate Kyuss_39 chromosome 7, Kyuss_2.0, whole genome shotgun sequence.
TGCGGCGGTCAACCATCTCGGAATTGATAGTAAGAAAACACTCCCCCCACGCTGCCTTTTGCTTTCTGTTAAATGTGTTTGCAGGTTGCAGCAACTCATTTATGCCGTGTCCTTTTCTCTTACTGTTTTGATGCAGAAGCTGTACCGAAAAGAATACTTGAGCTTATGAACGTGGAGAAGCTCACTAGGGAAAATGTTGCGAGCCATCTGCAGGTACGGCAGCATGTCATTTACTTCCGCCATTAACTCTTTGAATGCTTTTTCTTCATTCAGTGATGCGAAGAAAGTTATTTTTATACAgaatttttttttcgataaaggagcttagccccagcctctgcatcaatagatggacACGGCTTGCTTTGTTAATTAAAGTATCAAGTCACAGAATTTTTATACAGAATTGTGACTAATATTATCTGCAACTGTATCCTCATTGTCGTGAAGAGAGCGTCGACTCCTCGGGTCCcattattttcaaattttgaagaaAAAACCATATTTTGAAgggtcagaaaattttgaaacaaAATCCATATATAGAACTATCAAACAAATTTCAACAAGAGATGATTTCATTTGTTGGCTGTGAAGAAAAATATGGGTCTACAATACCGAACAGTACATCTTATATAGAACAACATTTTAGTTTTTTATGTAGCCCTTAAACTAATATATTATCAAATAATTACAGGTACTTAGTTAAGGTGTGTATGTACTTGGTgtaaaaaacatatttttaaaAAACCTTAAACGTTGGGTTTTTGCTTTTCTTTAAACCCTGGGCCCGAGGAGCCGAGGCTCAACTACGATATCCGTATTGTCCTGGGTCAAATTAAAGAGCGTTGCAGGGTTGCAGAGCAGAGCTTAATTTGGTATTCATGGTCTGCTGTTTTTTTTAGTAAATACTGTGTTATTATGACACGTTCGTAGTGCCCTTGGAAAATGAGTTAAATAATGAAATATTTGAGTTCCATCATTTCACGCTCCAATTTATTTGATGTTGCATATGTTCAGTTGGTGTGGAGCAAAATTATGAAAGAAAACATTCTGCTCAATCATACTCAACTTTTCAGAACCTGAAATGGATATATCTAACGTAAATGGATGTTTTCTTATTTTATTACTCCATCCATGTAGACTAGTAGATTAAATTTGAGTAAGTCAAATTAGTATGTGGTTAGTTGCAAGTTTACTTTATAATTTCTTATTTGGCTACATAGTTTTACTTCTACAAACCGGCTAGAAGTCCTGAGCACCTTGTTAGAAGTTTTTTTTCGAGAAAATGGAACATCTTTGTGTCTTCAATACACTGACAGATAAAAAAATTATTTTCAAGCCTACGTTAAATGTAAAATCCCCACATTCTCTATATCATGTGGAGCTTTCATGTAACAGTTCAGCACGAATAAATCACCATGCCAAACAAGGAAGCGGTTATCTTACGACTGGATATCTTGTTTTTGGGACTTTTTATAATTATATATCCCATGCATTGAATATTTGAAATTGTTATTTGCCGAGTACATACTTGCCTCCATGCCTAATTAATTGTCTTTACACACCATGCAGAAGTACAGGCTATACCTCAGACGGCTAAGTGTTGTGGCATCACAGCAAGCTAGCATTGCTGCTGTTTTTGGAGGTAGAGATCCCTTTTTGCACATGGGAGCATTTGAAGGGCTTCCTAGTTATCAACCTTTTGCCTCTTCTGCTGGTATTCCATCTTTCAATCCACATGGACTGCTAAGTGGTGTTGGTACAGCAGCATTTGGGCTTCAGGACCTTGCTCCTTCCAAGGCAATTCAGTGTGCTAGCAGCAATGGTGCAGTAAGCCATTGCATTGGCGATACAAACAAATTCCACATTGCAAATTTACAAGAAAACCAACAAGCCAATTTGGCCCAAGGCTTGACCGCTCCCCTTGGGCAGCCCCAGCTCCAACAGAAGTGGATCCATCAAGAAACCAGTGATctgtcttctttcttttctggTAGTGCTCTGGCTAACACAATGTCGGGCACTCTCCAAAGAGTTACAAGCAGTTCACTTCCACCAGTAGAGCTTTTGGAGTGCACACAGATCAAAGTTGGAGCCCATTCATCAATAAGAATACCACCTGCAAGTTCAGGACTGCTTGAAAGGTCTGTTGGGCTTTCCCCTAATTTGCAGGATTCTAGTATATCCCAGCAGTGTGCTATTCCAATTGATGATCGATTTTCTGTTAACAAGTTACCATTACACATCCCGTTTGTTGATGTCAGCACGACAAAACTGGATGCTAGCTTTGTGGCTCCAGAACAAGATATGGACCAAAAGGGGAAGTTTCCAGAAAGAGTGACAGTTCTCCCTTCTGAGAGCCTTATAGCAGCTGACCGGAGCAAATGTGGAACTCGTTCTTCTGGCAGTACAATGCTGCTCCTTTCTGATACCGAGAGACATTCAAAATACTTAAAGTTTGGAGTTGCAAGCAATTCTAGACATGGAATAGATGAAATGGTTAATGGAAGTTTTAACTACAATGGTGGTGCCAGTGTGCCTGAACAGAATGATGTGTATGATTTCGGAAACTCAAAGCTGCATGGTGGATTTAATTCTAGTAGCTGCAATTTTGATGGCCTTCTCAATTCCATAATAAAAGTGGTAAGAACATCAGTTCTATTACTCTTATTTCTTATATTTAAGATTCTATGATTTGCATTTTTTCGATATGGGAGCgtagccccggcctctgcatcaatagatgcacacagccaaatcaTTGGCACTGATCAAAGCATAGTTACCTATATCTAAAATTGCAATCATGATATTTCTGAAGCCTTAATTATTCTGATTTCATCGCAGGAGAATGATGATGTGCCGTTCGCGGATAACGACCTGGGGTGTGAACTTTTTCCACTTGGTGCCTGCATATGACAGCTGGGGAGTATTATTTAGGCTAGTCCTCCACAGACAAGAGGAGACTGTACAGTTATGCTTAGGAGTATTTATCAGCTAGGCTTGTGTACACTAGATATTTCTGAATTCTGATAGCTAGCTATGGATTCAATGGCTTGTACTATTCTGTACTTTCTCCTATAAAGTAGCCATTGAAAGTGATTATGCTCAGATCATCACCAAGAAGCGAAATATATTTCTGTAACCTCAGCCCCATATCTAATGAAACATGTGCCAGATTTCCTATAGTGTAACATGTTTACTGAAAGGTAGTACCAGTGCCAGCAACATGATAACCTCTACTGCATGTTGCACTAATATTTTTATCAGAATTGAATTTATGGAAACGCAAATTAGCAAGATAATTGTTCTTGAAGTTCCATATCACATACATAGATCAAGAGCAAACCGGACCCGAGTTTGCTACACCAACAAATTACAAGAAAATGTTACCTCACAATCCAAGAAAATCACATCATAGGGCAATTCCACTCAACCATCACGATTCTCGAAACACCAACACTTGCATTCTCCAAAGCCCTTTTGAACATGGTCACAGCGTTGGACCCATCCCTCTCCCTGGTTGCGCCAAGAGTGGTCAGCATCTTCTTCTGTATGGTGTGTAGCACCGATCGGCGGCGCCGTCAAAGTCGCTGACACCGCCGCCCTACAACGATGACACCGACGTCGGCCTGGACGGCGAGGCGCCTGCGGCTGCGCGTGCCTTCTCTAGGGTTGGGGCGAGGAGCTCGGCGCTTGGCAAAACCGTCATCCCGACGCTCTCCATCCATGTCTGCAGGATCCGCCGTGTCTCGTCGTTGTGCACGTGGAGGACGCAGTGCTGCCCTTGAAGCAGCAGGGTTCCCTGAACAGTGAAGGCGCCGTCCTCCCTTGCTCGATGTCCTCTTCGGACTTTGACGTCTCGCTGATCTTGAGGATGATGTTGAAGCAGAAACATGTAACCACTTCCCATGGCTCTTTGTCCTTTATTTATACCTGTCTCTCCTCCCATCAAATGAACCTATGAATCCCTCAAAAAAACAAGCCTATGAAAACTAGAACAGCAGACATGTTCCTGTATCCAGCCAATACCCTCGGTGCAACATCGGCAGGATACATGAACATGTCTGCCAATATTTGATGTTCAAGAATTCCTAGCTTTGTTTTTTAGGGGATCATAGGTCCGTTTGATAGGAGGAAAGATCAGTATAAATAAAGGACAAAGAGCCATTGGTAAGCGGGTACGCTTTTCGGCTTCAACATCATCCTCAAGATCAGCAAGACGCCAGAAACCGAAGAGGACACCGAAGGGAggatggctttctcattgttgagGGAAACCTGTTGCTTCAAGGGCGGGCACTGCATCCTCCACATTCACGGAGACGAGACCCGGCGGATCCCGCAGACATGGATGGAGAGCATTGGGATGAAGGTTTGGCCGAGCGCCGAGCTTCTCGCCCCGGCCCTAGAGAAGGCACGCGCAGGCGCCTCGCTGACCAGGCTGGCGTCGGTCTCATTTTCGCAGGGAGGTGGTGTTAGTGACTTCGACGGCACCACCGATCGGGGCTACAGATCATCCAAAAGAAGATGTTGACCACTCCCAGCGCAACTGTGGAGAGGGATGGGTCCAAGGCTATGGCCATGTTCAGAAGGGGGCTCTTTTACGGTAGGGACGGAGGAGAGTCCAAAAGGCCAAATCCAAGTGCTTAGATTGACTCATACTAGTCGGGTAGATGAGTAGTATTATTCCACCAAAGTGTAAAATTGTTATATTTCTGCCCACCGAAGGGTAATTTCGAGAGTTTTAAAAGAAAAAGAAGGGTATTCACTGGAATTGAGGAACGATGGGCGGCGGCAACCTGGCCATCCGCTCCACCAGCAGGCTCCCGCCCCTGCGGCCTTTTTCCGTGCCGAGCACCGCCGATGGAGGCAGCATAGCGCCGACCTGCCGGTGAGGACCCGCCGCTTGCACACAGCCGCGGGATACCTCATTGGCTACATCATTGGCTACATAAAGATCTCTTACACCAAGCACCAGAGATTTTGCACATTTTTAGTTACATCATTGGCTACATAAAGATCTCTTACAATTTTTTAAtgcgattttttattttttaaataaaGGGATCACTGGAACACGGGAGCTAGAAATCTCCGCTCCAAAATATTGTGCAATTTGCTGCGATGCAAGGAAAATCATCAAGTTCTTCAAGAATCTACTAGTGTTGCCGCGGCGATCCGGTATGGATGCGTGAGTGGAGTATGTTGCGGCCTAGCATGCAACCTCTCCTTGAATCCAAGGTTCCACCTTCATAATCACAGACTCTGAACATCACGTGCAATCCAACTCACCTCTCTTAGGAAATTCAGATCATGCCTCATTTTGTTTAGATATGTTTTGTTTTGCAATGCATAATTAAGTTTTGTAAGATTTCTTCTAGACTCACCTTTCTTTTAAAACAACAATTTATTTTAACTCTAAAAAAATGTTTAATTACTCTCACCAATTTTGATCTCCAGTAGTAatatttgagcatgcatattattCTGTTCGTAATGGTGAACATGTATGATGTATACAAACATTTTTTGGGTATATATCATATGTTTTTATAGGCCCGTTCAGAAAGCCGACAATTATGAACACACCCAAAATAACATATAAACACATAcggccaaattaattaaactatgtAATACCTCATATGTTGTTGCAGGAATGTGTTGGTAAAAAAATATAATAATTACATAAAAATACTAAAATGATAATTTGTATATATGATATAAAAATATAATGTCTTATTAAATACCTGGAGCTTTGTCGCAAATGAATCCCAAGACGAAGTTGGTAGTAAGTACAAATGCTGTCACACAATGCCAAATTACAAACGATAGATAGCATGACCATGGTAATATTTGGTTGAATGTATGGTCACCAATCTACTTATTATAGGAAAATTGGAGAACTACATTCAAATCAAAAGATGTATCTCTAGAAAATAAGATGTTACTCTAAATCATGAAATAGGCGCAATTGCCTCAAACTGAGCAAGATACTTTTTCATTCCTTTCTAAGGCTTAGTTATTTTATAATTTTTGGCCACACCGAGAGAACTCGCAACTAGCGAAAGTGTAAAATTAATCTAGAATCACTCGGGGTGCTTGTGATAGTTTTAACATGCATGAAAAAGAGGGGCAGGCCACTTACAAAGGATTAGAAAATTCCAAGCCCAAGGCTGGTGCCGCCATGCCCTTCCTTCACCTAAATATAGTTCTCAAACATCAATTCCCTCTTCTTTGTAGGTATCCCACACCAGTAACAACCAAGTAAACTCAGCCGAGTTGGGGTCATTCTAAAGTGGCCTCCGAGTATTTTGTGTGGCTTCGTTCTCCCTTGCATGACACTTAACAATGATCCCAACTCAGTTAAATTTTATTTTGAGGTGGCTGATACTAGCGTTGGGATACCCAAGGAGAAGAGGTAGTACGTGTTTGAGAACCTCAAGGGGGTGCTCATCCTGGAGAGTCCTAGGGATGGGGAGGTTGTCCCATGCCCGGAGCACAACATGGCCTTGATCATGAAATTCATGTCGTTGACGAGCAATTTGTCGAGAATTTTCTTGAACCACTTGAAGTCACCGACGACGATATCGCATCGGAAAACAGAGAAGTCATAGGGTCGCATACCACCTCGACGTATTTGTTCATGCCAATGAAGTTTGCCAAATCTGTGGACTCCTCAAGGACGTATGTAGTGTTGAATTTTAGCTCCTCCATCTGCAACTTTCCGGACTCCACCTTG
It includes:
- the LOC127317942 gene encoding two-component response regulator ORR22 isoform X1, producing the protein MLLDAMMMEPRKGLMGRERERDQFPVGMRVLAVDDDRVCLKVLEGLLRRCQYHVTTTNQAITALKLLRENKDMFDLVISDVHMPDMDGFKLLELVGLEMDLPVIMLSVNGETKTVLKGITHGACDYLLKPVRIEELRNVWQHVVRRKFSNRETNNLDFSKEYSKHPTTDSYHGLSQVASGSSDQGGSRASKKRKEPHREEEDEDEGDDNDNDAQDNDEPSGSKKPRVVWSVELHRKFVAAVNHLGIDKAVPKRILELMNVEKLTRENVASHLQKYRLYLRRLSVVASQQASIAAVFGGRDPFLHMGAFEGLPSYQPFASSAGIPSFNPHGLLSGVGTAAFGLQDLAPSKAIQCASSNGAVSHCIGDTNKFHIANLQENQQANLAQGLTAPLGQPQLQQKWIHQETSDLSSFFSGSALANTMSGTLQRVTSSSLPPVELLECTQIKVGAHSSIRIPPASSGLLERSVGLSPNLQDSSISQQCAIPIDDRFSVNKLPLHIPFVDVSTTKLDASFVAPEQDMDQKGKFPERVTVLPSESLIAADRSKCGTRSSGSTMLLLSDTERHSKYLKFGVASNSRHGIDEMVNGSFNYNGGASVPEQNDVYDFGNSKLHGGFNSSSCNFDGLLNSIIKVENDDVPFADNDLGCELFPLGACI
- the LOC127317942 gene encoding two-component response regulator ORR22 isoform X2; amino-acid sequence: MLLDAMMMEPRKGLMGRERERDQFPVGMRVLAVDDDRVCLKVLEGLLRRCQYHVTTTNQAITALKLLRENKDMFDLVISDVHMPDMDGFKLLELVGLEMDLPVIMLSVNGETKTVLKGITHGACDYLLKPVRIEELRNVWQHVVRRKFSNRETNNLDFSKEYSKHPTTDSYHGLSQVASGSSDQGGSRASKKRKEPHREEEDEDEGDDNDNDAQDNDEPSGSKKPRVVWSVELHRKFVAAVNHLGIDKAVPKRILELMNVEKLTRENVASHLQKYRLYLRRLSVVASQQASIAAVFGGRDPFLHMGAFEGLPSYQPFASSAGIPSFNPHGLLSGVGTAAFGLQDLAPSKAIQCASSNGAVSHCIGDTNKFHIANLQENQQANLAQGLTAPLGQPQLQQKWIHQETSDLSSFFSGSALANTMSGTLQRVTSSSLPPVELLECTQIKVGAHSSIRIPPASSGLLESTTKLDASFVAPEQDMDQKGKFPERVTVLPSESLIAADRSKCGTRSSGSTMLLLSDTERHSKYLKFGVASNSRHGIDEMVNGSFNYNGGASVPEQNDVYDFGNSKLHGGFNSSSCNFDGLLNSIIKVENDDVPFADNDLGCELFPLGACI